A genomic stretch from Aminobacter aminovorans includes:
- a CDS encoding PDR/VanB family oxidoreductase, with product MSAGTNKLNVTVTEVVAVNELVKRFHFERTDGGNLPTFSGGAHVVVEMRDGDITRLNPYSLMSSPLATRDYTISVRRDDVGRGGSLFMHNRVKRGSEMVISYPVNLFSLDLRARKHLMIAGGIGITPFLAQTAQLASAGGNFELHYTCRSEALGSYTEVLRERYGNRVNLYYDEHNERIPLDRLLATQPLGTHIYVCGPAGMIKWVRDTAVAHGWPEDSVHYEHFAAPQPGTPFDVKLAVSGLEIRVGEQQSLLEAIEAAGVDPPYLCRGGVCGQCETNVISYDGTFKHNDHWLSDEEHCSGKKIMPCVSRFEGRSLVLER from the coding sequence GTGAGCGCGGGAACAAACAAGCTGAACGTCACCGTGACCGAGGTGGTCGCGGTCAATGAACTGGTCAAGCGTTTCCACTTCGAGCGCACCGACGGCGGCAACCTGCCGACCTTTTCAGGCGGCGCCCATGTCGTCGTCGAAATGCGCGACGGCGACATCACCAGGCTCAACCCCTATTCGCTGATGAGCTCGCCGCTCGCCACACGCGACTACACGATTTCGGTGCGCCGCGACGACGTCGGCCGCGGCGGCTCGCTGTTCATGCACAACCGCGTCAAGCGCGGCAGCGAAATGGTCATCAGCTACCCGGTGAACCTGTTTTCGCTGGACCTGCGCGCCAGGAAGCACCTGATGATCGCCGGCGGCATCGGCATTACGCCGTTCCTTGCACAGACAGCCCAACTCGCCTCGGCGGGCGGCAATTTCGAGCTGCACTACACCTGCCGCTCCGAGGCTCTCGGCAGCTACACCGAGGTGCTGCGCGAACGCTACGGCAACAGGGTCAACCTCTATTACGACGAGCACAACGAGCGCATTCCGCTCGACCGCCTGCTCGCTACGCAGCCGCTGGGCACGCATATCTATGTCTGCGGCCCAGCCGGCATGATCAAATGGGTGCGCGACACCGCTGTCGCTCATGGCTGGCCGGAAGACTCGGTGCACTACGAACATTTCGCAGCGCCGCAGCCGGGCACGCCGTTTGACGTCAAGCTGGCAGTCAGCGGCCTGGAAATCCGGGTCGGCGAGCAACAGAGCCTGCTCGAGGCGATCGAGGCTGCAGGCGTCGATCCGCCCTATCTCTGCCGCGGCGGCGTCTGCGGCCAGTGCGAAACCAACGTCATTTCCTATGACGGCACGTTCAAGCACAACGACCATTGGCTGAGCGACGAGGAGCACTGCTCGGGCAAGAAGATCATGCCATGCGTTTCGCGCTTCGAGGGCCGCTCGCTGGTCCTGGAACGGTAG
- a CDS encoding heme-dependent oxidative N-demethylase family protein has protein sequence MGINFRKETFRDDFTFRNSPENIRRFPFPYHEDAYMYSVNIEPHVPGPKNSVFEHLIDVDEHYVSEMQDRAMVLAEDPLRCQSLPHMTLAGWDLLELLMTEKAASYPEHFTLTRDGDRWRWINRPLGIDDTFTFGDVSTLPYGPMEYITRQSQGDFAILDQRDNNLWMDAGMITTQADWSLDFDIGMNFFEWHAPVPLAHEMGVFTRALKFLTNIQQGKPARRLNWTMTINPRLDTSPENFHKWGSDRLSVTPENVGQKVHLRVELQSFWRLPRSNALVFPIRCYLLKMDELVTVPKWARRFHRVLRDLPVELAEYKGLTRYRQTTVEWLSKYDDGAPTSPGFSPD, from the coding sequence ATGGGAATTAATTTCAGGAAAGAAACATTCCGCGACGATTTTACCTTCAGGAACAGTCCTGAGAACATCAGGCGGTTTCCCTTCCCCTATCACGAAGACGCCTACATGTACTCGGTCAACATCGAGCCGCACGTGCCCGGGCCGAAGAACAGCGTTTTCGAACATCTGATAGACGTCGACGAGCACTATGTTTCGGAGATGCAGGACCGCGCCATGGTGCTGGCGGAGGATCCGCTGCGCTGCCAGTCCCTGCCGCATATGACGCTAGCCGGCTGGGACCTGCTCGAACTCCTGATGACCGAGAAGGCGGCGAGCTATCCCGAGCACTTCACGTTGACCCGCGATGGCGACCGCTGGCGCTGGATCAACCGGCCGCTCGGCATCGATGACACCTTCACCTTCGGTGACGTCTCCACCTTGCCCTACGGGCCGATGGAGTACATCACCCGTCAGAGCCAGGGCGATTTCGCCATCCTCGACCAGCGGGACAACAACCTGTGGATGGACGCCGGCATGATCACCACGCAGGCGGACTGGTCGCTCGATTTTGACATCGGCATGAACTTCTTCGAGTGGCACGCACCGGTGCCGCTGGCGCATGAGATGGGCGTCTTCACCCGCGCGCTGAAGTTCCTGACCAACATCCAGCAGGGCAAGCCGGCACGTCGGCTGAACTGGACGATGACTATCAATCCGCGGCTCGATACCAGCCCGGAAAACTTCCATAAATGGGGCAGCGACCGCCTGTCGGTGACGCCGGAGAATGTCGGCCAGAAGGTCCATCTGCGCGTCGAGCTGCAGAGCTTCTGGCGACTGCCGCGCTCCAATGCGCTGGTGTTCCCGATCCGCTGCTACCTGCTCAAGATGGATGAACTGGTGACGGTGCCGAAATGGGCACGCCGCTTCCACCGGGTGCTGCGCGACCTGCCGGTCGAGCTCGCCGAATACAAGGGCCTGACCCGTTATCGCCAGACCACCGTCGAGTGGCTGTCGAAATATGACGACGGCGCACCGACGTCGCCCGGCTTCAGCCCGGACTAG
- a CDS encoding response regulator transcription factor has product MNAEWKGQRQGIGIEVVPVAKENRFRVLIAERNPLVIAALGDMLSRDSRFELAESVQTGKAFIEAASAAESQFDIAVLGWRLQDMDSGEVLAEMQRRGLHARVVIFSNDHDISILKQCVRLGVQGFCYQFDDPAILFDTLVAVAHGRICIPYMDVSKINDTPLSRLTARERELLSVLADGWTNLQIAARTGISENTVKYHLKNLYDKLDVRNRAMAVALYASEKNRGPHLSSQ; this is encoded by the coding sequence ATGAACGCCGAGTGGAAGGGTCAGCGCCAGGGCATCGGGATAGAGGTGGTGCCGGTGGCGAAGGAAAACAGGTTCAGGGTTCTGATCGCCGAGCGCAATCCGCTCGTCATCGCAGCCCTTGGCGACATGCTTTCGCGCGACAGCCGCTTCGAACTGGCCGAAAGCGTACAGACCGGCAAGGCTTTTATCGAGGCGGCCTCGGCGGCAGAATCCCAGTTCGACATCGCGGTGCTGGGCTGGCGACTGCAGGATATGGATTCCGGCGAGGTGCTGGCCGAGATGCAGCGGCGCGGCCTTCATGCCCGCGTGGTGATCTTCTCCAACGACCACGACATCTCGATCCTCAAGCAGTGCGTGCGCCTTGGTGTGCAAGGCTTCTGCTATCAGTTCGACGATCCGGCGATCCTGTTCGATACGCTCGTCGCCGTCGCCCACGGCCGGATCTGCATCCCCTACATGGATGTGTCCAAGATCAACGACACGCCGCTGTCACGGCTGACTGCGCGCGAGCGCGAGCTGCTGTCGGTGCTGGCCGATGGCTGGACCAACCTGCAGATCGCCGCGCGCACCGGGATCTCGGAGAATACGGTCAAGTACCATCTCAAGAATCTCTACGACAAGCTCGACGTTCGCAACCGGGCGATGGCGGTGGCGCTCTACGCCAGCGAGAAGAACCGCGGGCCGCATCTGAGTTCGCAGTAA
- a CDS encoding NAD(P)-binding domain-containing protein gives MTAKRVAVIGAGPSGLAQLRAFQSAAAKGADIPEIVCFEKQANWGGLWNYTWRTGLDQYGEPVHGSMYRYLWSNGPKEGLEFADYSFEEHFGKQIASYPPRAVLFDYIEGRVKKAGVRKWIRFETAVRMVTWNEETKKFTVTVQDLPKDHCYSEEFDNVIVASGHFSTPNVPEFPGFDRFNGRILHAHDFRDAREFAGKDILIVGTSYSAEDIGSQCWKYGAKSITNCYRTAPMGFKWPDNWEERPLLEKVEINTATFKDGSTKKIDAIILCTGYKHHFPFLPDDLRLRTANRLATADLYKGVAYVHNPAMFYLGMQDQWFTFNMFDAQAWWTRDVILDRIKLPDSKQAMLADVQDRVTREDAGQDSHDAIEYQGEYVKELIAETDYPSFDVDGANEAFFEWKEHKKKGIMEFRNHSYKSVITGTMAPAHHTPWKDALDDSLESYLRTAEAAE, from the coding sequence ATGACAGCCAAGCGTGTCGCCGTAATCGGTGCCGGACCTTCGGGTCTGGCGCAGTTGAGGGCATTCCAGTCGGCCGCGGCGAAGGGCGCGGACATCCCGGAAATTGTCTGCTTCGAAAAGCAGGCCAACTGGGGCGGTCTCTGGAACTACACCTGGCGCACCGGCCTCGACCAGTATGGCGAGCCGGTACATGGTTCGATGTACCGCTATCTCTGGTCCAACGGCCCCAAGGAGGGCCTGGAGTTTGCCGACTATTCCTTCGAGGAGCATTTCGGCAAGCAGATCGCTTCCTACCCGCCGCGCGCGGTGCTGTTCGACTACATCGAAGGCCGCGTGAAAAAGGCCGGCGTCCGCAAGTGGATCCGCTTCGAGACCGCGGTCCGCATGGTCACCTGGAACGAAGAGACCAAGAAGTTCACCGTCACCGTCCAGGACCTGCCCAAGGATCACTGCTACTCCGAGGAATTCGACAATGTCATCGTCGCCTCGGGCCACTTCTCGACCCCGAACGTGCCTGAATTCCCGGGCTTCGACCGCTTCAACGGCCGCATCCTGCACGCCCACGATTTCCGCGACGCCCGCGAATTCGCAGGCAAGGACATCCTGATCGTCGGCACCAGCTATTCCGCCGAGGACATCGGCTCGCAGTGCTGGAAGTACGGCGCCAAGTCGATCACCAACTGCTACCGCACGGCGCCGATGGGCTTCAAATGGCCTGACAACTGGGAAGAGCGTCCACTGCTGGAAAAGGTCGAGATCAACACCGCGACCTTCAAGGATGGCTCGACCAAGAAAATCGACGCGATCATCCTGTGCACCGGCTACAAGCACCACTTCCCGTTCCTGCCCGACGACCTGCGTCTCAGGACCGCCAACCGGCTCGCGACCGCCGACCTCTACAAGGGCGTGGCTTACGTCCACAATCCCGCGATGTTCTATCTCGGCATGCAGGACCAGTGGTTCACCTTCAACATGTTTGACGCCCAGGCCTGGTGGACGCGCGACGTCATCCTCGACCGCATCAAGCTGCCCGACAGCAAGCAGGCGATGCTCGCCGACGTTCAGGATCGGGTTACCCGCGAGGATGCCGGCCAGGACTCGCATGACGCGATCGAGTACCAGGGCGAATACGTCAAGGAACTGATCGCCGAGACCGACTATCCGAGCTTCGACGTGGACGGCGCCAACGAAGCCTTCTTCGAATGGAAGGAACACAAGAAGAAGGGCATCATGGAGTTCCGCAACCACTCCTACAAATCGGTCATCACCGGCACCATGGCACCCGCCCATCATACGCCGTGGAAGGATGCCCTCGACGACTCGCTGGAATCCTACCTGCGCACCGCCGAAGCGGCTGAGTAA
- a CDS encoding aminomethyltransferase family protein, with protein MTASWRFSTLADRHRALGSKLEDWSGMGTAWSYDKDADEEYVAIRTKAGLMDVSGLKKVHITGAHASHLIDLCTTRDVEKIYPGKSVYACMLNDAGKFTDDCVIYRISTNSWMVVHGSGSGHEELTRASIGRDVSVRFDDNLHDLSLQGPLAVDYLAKHVPGIRDLNYFHHMQTQLFGLPVMISRTGYTGERGYEIFCRGQDAGKIWDTIVEEGKSMGIIPTRFTTLDMLRVESYLLFYPYDNSQKYPFANEGPGDTLWELGLDFTVSPGKTGFRGAEEHYRLKGKERFKIFGVLLDSDKPADEGAEIYRDGKKVGVVTCAMYSPLVKKSMGIARLDVDCAIVGTPLEIRNASGTVKATAQSLPFDDPKKLKRTAKG; from the coding sequence ATGACAGCTTCATGGCGTTTTTCGACGTTGGCCGACCGCCACCGCGCACTGGGTTCCAAACTGGAAGACTGGAGCGGCATGGGCACGGCCTGGAGCTATGACAAGGACGCCGACGAGGAGTATGTGGCGATCCGTACCAAGGCCGGCCTGATGGACGTTTCTGGCCTCAAGAAAGTGCACATAACAGGCGCGCACGCCTCGCACCTGATCGACCTCTGCACCACCCGCGACGTCGAGAAGATCTATCCCGGAAAGTCGGTCTATGCCTGCATGCTGAACGATGCCGGCAAGTTCACCGACGACTGCGTCATCTACCGCATCTCGACCAACTCCTGGATGGTCGTGCACGGCTCGGGATCGGGCCACGAGGAGCTGACCCGCGCCTCGATCGGCCGCGACGTCTCGGTACGCTTCGACGACAATCTGCACGACCTGTCGCTGCAGGGCCCGCTCGCCGTCGACTATCTTGCCAAGCACGTGCCCGGCATCCGCGACCTCAACTACTTCCACCACATGCAGACCCAGCTGTTCGGCCTGCCTGTCATGATCTCGCGCACCGGCTACACCGGCGAACGCGGCTACGAAATCTTCTGCCGCGGCCAGGATGCCGGCAAGATCTGGGACACCATCGTCGAGGAAGGCAAGTCGATGGGCATCATCCCGACGCGCTTCACCACGCTCGACATGCTGCGCGTCGAGAGCTACCTTCTGTTCTACCCGTATGACAACTCGCAGAAGTACCCGTTCGCGAACGAAGGCCCTGGCGACACGTTGTGGGAACTTGGTCTCGACTTCACCGTCAGCCCCGGCAAGACCGGCTTCCGCGGTGCCGAAGAGCACTATCGCCTCAAGGGCAAGGAACGCTTCAAGATCTTCGGCGTACTGCTCGACAGCGACAAGCCAGCTGACGAAGGCGCCGAGATTTATCGCGACGGCAAGAAGGTCGGTGTCGTGACCTGCGCGATGTATTCACCGCTGGTCAAGAAGTCGATGGGCATCGCTCGCCTTGACGTCGACTGCGCCATCGTCGGAACGCCGCTGGAAATCCGCAACGCCAGCGGTACGGTCAAGGCAACGGCGCAGTCGCTGCCGTTCGACGACCCGAAGAAGCTGAAGCGGACGGCAAAGGGCTGA
- a CDS encoding APC family permease yields the protein MSAVTDISPADSAGQLHRTIDWRGAFWVASGVPPLVLFSIGGIAGTAGNIAFAIWICSMLMGFIQSFTYAEIAGLFPNKSGGASVYGATAWLRYSKFVAPLSVWCNWFAWSPVLSLGCSIAAAYILNALAPIPGFTEASPEVLQYMAANVGTTAADAVAAVTAAATPSIRTWTLYSHSLGPVGFSLNATFWIGAVLMLLTFAIQHRGILGTAAVQKVVGLLVIVPLLIVGVVPILTGQINWDNYSPFVPLAAAYAPEPGAWNVAGWTLVLGGMFIAAWSTYGFETAVCYTREFKNPATDTFKAIFYSGLLCMLLFMIVPFTFQGVLGLNGMLATPIVDGSGVADALAGMVGGGGLVKNLLVMLMILALLLAIMTAMAGSSRTLYQGSVDGWLPRYLSHVNEHGAPTRAMWTDLIANLFVLAIASTDATSFFFILAVSNCGYIIFNFLNLNSGWIHRMDNGHIKRPWSAPTWLITVGALFAYVNAIFMGAGAKVWNPMALWAGLFTAALIIPVFCYRHYVQDGGKFPEHMLEDLGMQQSDLRVKKAGILPYLTLVAGLAVVLLANWFFVL from the coding sequence ATGAGCGCTGTTACGGATATCAGTCCGGCGGATTCCGCCGGTCAGCTTCACAGGACAATCGATTGGCGAGGCGCCTTCTGGGTCGCCAGCGGTGTGCCGCCTCTTGTTCTGTTCTCGATCGGCGGCATTGCCGGCACGGCCGGCAACATCGCTTTTGCGATCTGGATCTGCTCCATGCTGATGGGGTTCATTCAGTCCTTCACCTACGCAGAGATCGCCGGCCTGTTCCCGAACAAGTCGGGCGGCGCCTCCGTCTATGGCGCGACCGCATGGCTGCGCTATTCCAAGTTCGTCGCGCCACTGTCGGTGTGGTGCAACTGGTTCGCCTGGTCGCCGGTGCTGTCGCTCGGCTGTTCGATTGCCGCCGCCTACATCCTCAACGCGCTGGCACCGATCCCCGGCTTCACCGAAGCCTCGCCCGAGGTGCTGCAGTATATGGCGGCAAATGTCGGCACCACTGCCGCAGACGCCGTTGCAGCCGTTACCGCCGCTGCAACCCCCAGCATCCGCACCTGGACGCTCTACAGCCACTCGCTCGGCCCGGTCGGCTTCTCGCTGAACGCCACCTTCTGGATCGGCGCCGTGCTGATGCTGCTGACCTTCGCCATCCAGCATCGCGGCATTCTCGGCACCGCCGCCGTGCAGAAGGTCGTTGGTCTGCTGGTCATCGTGCCGTTGCTGATCGTCGGGGTGGTGCCGATCCTCACCGGCCAGATCAACTGGGACAACTATTCGCCCTTCGTGCCGCTGGCTGCCGCCTATGCGCCTGAACCCGGTGCATGGAACGTTGCCGGCTGGACGCTGGTTCTCGGCGGCATGTTCATCGCCGCATGGTCGACCTATGGCTTCGAAACGGCCGTCTGCTACACCCGCGAATTCAAGAACCCCGCCACCGACACCTTCAAGGCCATCTTCTATTCCGGCCTGCTCTGCATGCTGCTGTTCATGATCGTGCCCTTTACCTTCCAGGGTGTTCTGGGCCTCAACGGCATGCTGGCGACGCCTATCGTCGACGGCTCCGGTGTTGCCGACGCGCTTGCCGGCATGGTCGGTGGTGGCGGTCTGGTGAAGAACCTGCTGGTCATGCTGATGATCCTCGCTTTGCTGCTCGCCATCATGACGGCCATGGCCGGATCGTCGCGCACGCTCTATCAGGGTTCGGTCGACGGCTGGCTGCCGCGCTACCTCAGCCACGTCAACGAGCACGGCGCGCCTACCCGCGCCATGTGGACCGATCTCATCGCCAACCTCTTTGTCCTGGCCATCGCCTCGACGGATGCGACGAGCTTCTTCTTCATCCTCGCCGTGTCAAACTGTGGCTACATCATCTTCAACTTCCTCAACCTGAACTCCGGTTGGATCCACCGCATGGACAACGGCCACATCAAGCGGCCGTGGAGCGCGCCGACCTGGCTGATCACGGTCGGTGCCCTGTTTGCCTACGTCAACGCCATCTTCATGGGCGCCGGCGCCAAGGTGTGGAACCCGATGGCTCTATGGGCGGGCCTGTTCACCGCGGCCCTGATCATCCCGGTGTTCTGCTATCGCCACTATGTCCAGGACGGCGGCAAGTTCCCCGAGCACATGCTCGAGGATCTCGGCATGCAGCAGAGCGACCTGCGCGTGAAAAAGGCGGGCATCCTGCCCTACCTGACGCTGGTCGCCGGTCTCGCCGTGGTGCTTCTTGCCAACTGGTTCTTCGTGCTCTGA
- a CDS encoding formate--tetrahydrofolate ligase: protein MAEFKTDIEIARAAKKKQIQEVGAKIGIPTEHLLPYGHDKAKISAEFIANARKNKDGKLILVTAINPTPAGEGKTTTTVGLGDGLNRIGKKAIVCIREASLGPNFGVKGGAAGGGYAQVVPMEDMNLHFTGDFHAITTAHNLLSALIDNHIYWGNELGIDTRRVVWRRVMDMNDRALRQINCSLGGVANGFPREAGFDITVASEVMAILCLATDLKDLEKRLGDIIVAYRRDKTAVYARDLKADGAMAVLLKDAVQPNLVQTLENNPAFVHGGPFANIAHGCNSVVATTTALKLADYVVTEAGFGADLGAEKFFDIKCRKAGLKPAAAVIVATVRAMKMNGGVKKEELGKENVDAVKKGCANLGRHIENVKQFGVPVVVAMNHFVSDTDAEIAAMKDYVASMGAEAILCKHWAKGSAGIEELAHKVVQLAESGASQFSPLYPDDMKLFDKIDTIVKRIYRGSEAIADKSVRDQLHAWEQAGYGHLPVCMAKTQYSFSTDPNLRGAPVDHVVPVREVRLAAGAGFIVAICGEIMTMPGLPKAPSSEKIFLNEHGQIEGLF from the coding sequence ATGGCCGAATTCAAGACCGACATCGAGATCGCCCGCGCGGCGAAGAAGAAGCAGATCCAGGAGGTCGGCGCCAAGATCGGCATTCCGACCGAGCATTTGCTGCCTTATGGCCACGACAAGGCGAAGATCTCGGCCGAGTTCATTGCCAATGCGCGCAAGAACAAGGACGGCAAGCTGATCCTGGTCACCGCGATCAACCCGACGCCGGCCGGCGAAGGCAAGACCACCACCACGGTCGGCCTCGGTGACGGCCTCAACCGCATCGGCAAGAAGGCCATCGTCTGTATCCGTGAAGCGTCGCTTGGGCCGAACTTCGGCGTCAAGGGCGGTGCCGCCGGTGGCGGTTATGCCCAGGTCGTGCCGATGGAGGACATGAACCTCCACTTCACCGGCGACTTCCACGCCATCACCACCGCGCACAACCTTCTGTCGGCGCTGATCGACAACCACATCTACTGGGGCAACGAACTCGGCATCGACACCCGCCGCGTCGTCTGGCGCCGGGTGATGGACATGAACGACCGGGCGCTGCGCCAGATCAACTGCTCGCTCGGCGGCGTCGCCAACGGCTTTCCGCGTGAAGCCGGCTTCGACATCACGGTCGCTTCCGAAGTCATGGCGATCCTGTGCCTGGCCACCGATCTGAAAGATCTCGAAAAGCGCCTGGGCGACATCATCGTTGCCTATCGCCGCGACAAGACGGCCGTCTATGCCCGCGACCTCAAGGCCGATGGCGCCATGGCCGTGCTGCTCAAGGACGCGGTCCAGCCGAACCTGGTGCAGACGCTGGAAAACAACCCGGCCTTCGTCCATGGCGGCCCGTTCGCCAACATCGCCCATGGCTGCAACTCGGTGGTCGCCACCACCACCGCATTGAAGCTCGCCGACTATGTCGTCACCGAAGCCGGTTTCGGCGCTGATCTCGGTGCCGAGAAGTTCTTCGACATCAAGTGCCGCAAGGCGGGCCTCAAGCCGGCAGCCGCCGTCATCGTCGCCACCGTGCGCGCCATGAAGATGAATGGCGGCGTCAAGAAGGAAGAGCTCGGCAAGGAGAATGTCGATGCGGTGAAGAAGGGCTGCGCCAACCTTGGCCGCCACATCGAGAACGTCAAGCAGTTCGGCGTGCCGGTCGTGGTGGCGATGAACCACTTCGTCTCCGACACCGACGCCGAGATCGCGGCGATGAAGGACTATGTCGCCTCGATGGGTGCCGAAGCGATCCTGTGCAAGCACTGGGCCAAGGGTTCGGCCGGCATCGAGGAACTCGCCCACAAGGTGGTGCAGCTCGCCGAAAGCGGCGCCTCGCAGTTCTCGCCGCTCTACCCCGACGACATGAAGCTGTTCGACAAGATCGACACCATCGTCAAGCGCATCTACCGCGGCTCGGAGGCGATCGCCGACAAGTCGGTGCGCGACCAGCTGCATGCCTGGGAACAGGCGGGCTACGGTCATCTGCCGGTGTGCATGGCCAAGACGCAGTACTCGTTCTCGACCGACCCCAACCTCAGGGGCGCACCTGTCGACCACGTCGTGCCGGTGCGTGAAGTGCGCCTGGCAGCAGGTGCCGGCTTCATCGTCGCCATCTGCGGTGAGATCATGACAATGCCCGGACTGCCCAAGGCACCGTCATCCGAGAAGATCTTCCTCAACGAACACGGCCAGATCGAAGGACTGTTCTGA
- a CDS encoding nucleotidyltransferase domain-containing protein: MLPSAENALKIASEIVEQRFSGAACAFVAGSIMRGQGTTSSDIDLVVVFDHIDAAWRESFVQESVPVEAFAHDPSTLAWFMDEDARHGHPVLAHMVAEGRPVGDSDALAQHLKQDATERMRKGPGPLADARSKELRYIITDLVDDLRGDRTAPEILAIAASLYQPLADLALLGRGV; this comes from the coding sequence GTGCTGCCATCAGCAGAAAACGCGTTGAAAATCGCCAGCGAAATCGTGGAGCAGCGATTTTCGGGGGCAGCTTGCGCCTTTGTGGCGGGCTCGATCATGCGCGGTCAAGGCACTACGTCGTCGGATATCGATCTGGTCGTGGTCTTCGACCACATCGATGCCGCATGGAGGGAGTCATTCGTTCAGGAGAGCGTCCCTGTCGAAGCCTTTGCTCATGATCCTTCGACGTTGGCCTGGTTTATGGATGAAGATGCGCGCCACGGCCACCCCGTTCTGGCTCATATGGTAGCCGAGGGGCGGCCGGTCGGAGATAGCGATGCGCTGGCACAGCATCTCAAACAGGACGCGACCGAACGCATGCGGAAAGGGCCCGGCCCGCTGGCCGACGCGCGAAGCAAGGAGCTTCGTTACATCATCACGGATCTCGTCGATGACTTGCGCGGCGATCGCACAGCCCCTGAAATCCTGGCGATTGCGGCCAGCCTCTATCAGCCGCTCGCCGATCTCGCATTGCTGGGACGAGGCGTTTGA
- the folD gene encoding bifunctional methylenetetrahydrofolate dehydrogenase/methenyltetrahydrofolate cyclohydrolase FolD: MTTVIDGKAVAADVVTKVRIAAEKLIAETGVVPGIAVVIVGHDPASQVYVASKGKKAKECGFHSVEHALPSDTSEADLVALVQKLNADPKIHGILVQLPLPDHIDAGKIIQTISADKDVDGFHFTNVGKLGTGELDTAFVPCTPAGSMLLIERALGRDLSGLNAVVVGRSNIVGKPMANLLLNANATVTVAHSRTKDLPALCRSADILVAAVGRPEMIKGDWVKPGATVIDVGINRLEGGANGKSKLVGDVDYDSAAEQAGAITPVPGGVGPMTIALLMANTVVSAFRAAGQSAPRF; this comes from the coding sequence ATGACGACGGTAATCGATGGCAAGGCAGTTGCCGCCGATGTGGTGACGAAGGTCCGGATTGCAGCCGAAAAGCTGATCGCCGAGACCGGTGTCGTTCCCGGCATCGCAGTGGTCATCGTTGGCCACGACCCGGCAAGCCAGGTCTATGTCGCTTCCAAGGGCAAGAAGGCCAAGGAATGCGGCTTCCACTCTGTCGAGCACGCGCTGCCGTCCGACACGTCGGAAGCCGATCTTGTCGCCCTGGTGCAGAAGCTCAACGCCGACCCCAAGATCCACGGTATCCTCGTCCAGCTGCCCCTGCCCGACCATATCGACGCCGGCAAGATCATCCAGACGATCTCGGCCGACAAGGACGTCGACGGCTTCCATTTCACCAATGTCGGCAAGCTCGGCACCGGCGAACTCGACACTGCCTTCGTGCCCTGCACGCCGGCCGGCTCGATGCTGCTGATCGAGCGTGCGCTTGGCCGTGACCTGTCGGGGTTGAATGCCGTCGTCGTCGGCCGCTCCAACATCGTCGGCAAGCCGATGGCCAACCTTCTGCTCAACGCCAACGCCACCGTTACCGTCGCCCACAGCCGGACCAAGGATCTACCGGCGCTGTGCCGCAGTGCCGACATCCTCGTCGCTGCCGTCGGCCGTCCTGAAATGATCAAGGGCGACTGGGTCAAGCCGGGTGCCACCGTCATCGACGTCGGTATCAACCGCCTAGAGGGCGGCGCCAACGGCAAGTCGAAACTCGTCGGCGACGTCGACTATGACAGCGCCGCAGAGCAGGCAGGCGCAATCACACCCGTGCCGGGCGGCGTCGGGCCGATGACGATTGCACTTCTGATGGCCAATACGGTCGTCTCGGCCTTCCGTGCGGCAGGCCAGTCAGCACCACGTTTTTAA
- a CDS encoding dimethylamine monooxygenase subunit DmmA family protein, with product MKTILSRPVYGTLSPQAGKSHLLIADAEGASAILDLAKKAPEDFFANAHIMFIPGRTGDSFQASLKALKPAQYYEGPTVAAALPRLNWTLANAHMGLRMYLAGTEGLIGQMMQAAIEAGIEPASIQTEHRGSWARRVQCVHCKGITENVTTQPVTCSHCGLLLLVRDHYSKRHAAFQGVCINAEDPTEIPQTEEIFR from the coding sequence GTGAAGACGATCCTCAGTCGCCCGGTCTACGGAACATTGTCACCGCAGGCCGGCAAGAGCCACCTTCTGATTGCGGACGCCGAAGGGGCGTCCGCGATCCTGGACCTGGCGAAGAAGGCTCCAGAGGACTTCTTCGCCAATGCACATATCATGTTCATACCGGGCCGGACCGGAGACAGCTTTCAGGCATCGCTGAAGGCGTTGAAGCCGGCCCAGTATTATGAAGGCCCGACGGTAGCGGCGGCATTGCCGCGGCTCAATTGGACACTTGCCAACGCCCATATGGGCCTGCGCATGTATCTCGCCGGGACCGAAGGCCTTATCGGCCAGATGATGCAGGCGGCAATCGAAGCCGGCATTGAACCTGCCTCGATCCAGACCGAGCACCGCGGCTCGTGGGCGCGCCGCGTACAGTGCGTGCATTGCAAGGGCATCACCGAGAACGTCACCACCCAGCCGGTCACCTGCTCGCATTGCGGCCTGCTGCTTCTGGTGCGTGACCACTATTCCAAGCGCCATGCCGCCTTCCAGGGCGTCTGCATCAATGCCGAGGATCCGACCGAGATCCCTCAGACAGAGGAGATTTTCCGGTGA